The Erigeron canadensis isolate Cc75 chromosome 1, C_canadensis_v1, whole genome shotgun sequence genome segment GAAAAACTAACGCATGATTACTTCATGGAACCGCCAAAGTTCGGCGAACGCTTCTTTCGTTATCGTTATCGCATGATCATAAAGGACGACGGGAGGGCAATATCACCGGTTCATATAATGGACCTACCGACACCGATAGTGTATGATCCTAGCATTTTACCGGAGTTACATGATAAAAACGTCCATCATCGTCTCAGGTATGATCTTACAGAGCATGTATCGGGTCTAGATATGTCATACCTCGATGAACAGACTTTTCAACCACCACCGATTGAAGATTTAATTTGATATGTTTTAGTATGTTGTgtgttttagtttaaaaaataatgttagAAGTgtattttattatctttttgcTTTTAAATGTAgcattgtgtttttatttataatatgttacgttttaataataaagtgttatgttttttattttttaaattttttttttttggaaagggtTGAGAATTTTATGGAATTGGGAGGGTTGAAAAGGTAAAGTGAGATGGATAAATATTATTGGTTAGATTGGGGAGGGTTGATAAAATGTTTGTTACCACTCCTAATGCCCTTGTTAGTTTTTCAAATACATCGACACTCGTCAGATATTATAGCAAGAACTCATTTACTCGATGGAATTAGCTATAACAAAACTTAACAACGTACCGTGATATAATAAAGATTATTGAGATCCTTCTATGTTGAGGTATCTAATTGGCtcacataaaaaataatagcGACATATTCGTCAAACTCTATAAttcacattattattatgagTTATATATGTGAAAGAACATAAAAATGGTATATTGTTTTAAACATAAGAAACTTTAGTGGGAGAATAATTGGTGATTGACAGGGATAGACGTTACCTAAAAGTAATGTAGTGATTACCTAATGCATATATATTGTACTAATTATAATTTCTTCCACAATTAGCTCAACAATACCTAAAACACTACATTATTAACCAATATTCTGTTTTTAGCCCAAACACActactttttatacatatacattttcaTCTTTCACGACTGCACGTCTATACACGTACGAGACTGGAATATGACTTTTTTACTCAATTGAGAAGGCCATAATATATAAACCTCGTGGAATAGTTGGCCGTACTATAAAAAATCTATTGgatttccctttttttttttctcggcctctgcatacatatatataatgatatgttTATACattcaaatgtaaatattaGACGTGTACTAAATACATAATGCATCATACAAAATTTGAACACATTACATCATTAATTTTAAATACATCTTCGATATAAACGTTAAGGGAAGTCCAAATGAAGGAAATATTTAATTGTATGAAATATTGCTACAGTGAATATGTAAGTTAAAACAGAAGTAATGTGAAATGTCCTTGAATAGAGTGGCAAATAATAATGGTGGAAAGAGGCCATTTCAAAGGTGTTGGTTGATTAGTGATGTTGTGGACTTGTGGTGGCTCCTTTTGCCATTCTCGACTACTCCAAATCTTTTCTATTCAATGTACTCACATGTCTTGTGCACTTTCTATTTCTATTCAATTTATGTGGTCCTATATAAAAAGGACCTTTGTTGATGTATTATTACTGAGTCACTTGTAACAAATTGTATTATGATATCTAGACAAAGTTTGTCAGTATAATTTGGTATAACCCTATTTTGACACTCGAGTACATGGATAATAATATATTCTATGGGAAAGGGTAATTGAATAAATTCCTTTCATTCAATAAAACTTTAAGTGTCTCATACTCTCATCCAATTGAAATTTTTGGGAAGTCAAATCCTATATAGTTTGGCTATACTTAAACATACCAACCACTAAGTGTATACTTATTGATTAACCATTGATAGTGCATAATCAATAGCAGTCACTAGAGTATTACAGACTCGCTGTAGGTATTGGTATTGGTATTGTTAGCTAAAGATTTCTTTTGAAGAGTTAACTCTTCTTCCTTGCAACTTTTAAGTTCACAATTTTAGTTTAAAACTCAATAATCAAAGCtttaaataagttaataacGATACAATCGTACTATGTGATTCAGTGATTACTCAACCTATATCAGTTTTTCGTACAGCACCCCACAACATCACcgattaattaagaaaatatcaCAACATCCACCACCTCTggaaaaaattgaaatataaacTATATTTTTATGTTCACATTACTAAAGCTTTATACAAAAGTATATAAAGTTTATAGGACAGAATATGTAGTATCCTCACCTTGTTTGACTAGATTTGTTGCCTTGGATAACGAAAGTTGTAACATACTATCCTGGACTAGGCAACTCCCATTTCTGCCTAGTTGGTGCGGTCTAGCAATGATGGATAAATCAAATAATGGATCTCTCACCTCCATTTTGTTCAAAgtaatttataaactttattatGTTGTAATAAGTCAAAATTGTGTTCTTCGATCTTGGCATAGTAAATACACATGAGAAGAGAATTGTACTTGTTAAGTTTACGTCAAATAGAAACCTTAATAAAAGTTAATTGGaaacttgaaagttgaaagtcaCGAGCAATGATCCTAGCCATGTTATACCTTCAATAGTTTAGGTAGCAGAAACTTAGTCaaactaaattaattttatttattacatcTATAAATCAAATCTTTCCCGCATCTCATCTATTTTAAGCGTGTACCAACAATCTGTGAAAGTTAGCCACCTTCCATCGAACAGATCAAAAGTTCTTTTGCTAATGACATTTCACTATGGTCACATTATCCTCCTCACGAAAACATTAAGAATCATAATTTAAAGTGAGTGAATGACATACAAAAGGATAGCtattttttttcatacaaacTACAACTATCCTGTCAGCTAAACAAGTACATCAAGGCTACTAACagataaaaaactaaatataattaCTCAATACAATACAGCGTAATCCAAGTATCTACTCCAAACACTTCAATAGTAAACTCGAGTATGGAAGCGTTAGAAGATTTAGCTAAAACTAGAGCTGATAGATCTCTTGAATAGAAGAAAACTGTGTATCAATATGACTAAGAGCTTCTTCATCAACTGTACAGGTACTAAACCAATTCAAAGTCGAACATCCAGATTTTCGTTTGAGCTGGCCATCCAATAAGTCTTCAGCTTGTTCACCAGATGTTGGTTCGTGTCTATTGAAAATCTGAGTTTTCAGTAGGTGGCAAGATTTCAGATCTTCATCTGTTCGAGCATTACTTAGTTTCTTGTTGAGTTCAACTACACTTGAATACCTTGCTTTCTTAGATTTACTACCGGGTATAGGTTCTTCATTGCCAGTTGATGTCTCACTTTTAAGCTTTCTCAGGCCGTTGTGAACTATGAACCTCATTCTATCTCTGAAGTCTTCAATTCTAATTGGGTCTGCAGCAAACTTCAATTTCAAATTTGATACTATCGTTTCAGTGTTTCGTTCAATCACGTCTACGGTTGACACGGGTTCTCCCAACTTTGAACTTACAGCAAAAACTTCCTCCAATAGACTGATATTCTGCAAATATCTATCGAAAGCCTCATTTTCTATTTCTATGTTCCTGTCCTTGTATTCCTTTAACTTTAAAAACCTCCATTCATTTAACTGATAGGCCTCCTGTATATTTCAGTTTTATAATGATGAGAGCTTTATAAAACATAATGAAAACAATTGAAAtgtacaaaaatgaaaaaatcaaTTAGATCTCACCTTTGTAGTCAATGGCTTTTTTATACGAGATCCCAAATTGTTAAACTGGGCAAAAGGGTTGGATAGCTGCCGGACCGAGGTGACTCTATGCACATTCCTGCAAAAAAACTCCAATAAAGTTAGAGTCTGAAGTAGATGTAAACACTTAACCCATTCAACTTATGCATGGGTTTTAATATGCTTAAGCATAACACTTTTTACGCATAAGACCACctacattattttgttcaaaaattagattattgttgaaagtattcgaaaaaatataacttttgtaGTCACATTGTACACTCAAcattaattgaaaatcaaaattctTATTTAATAAAGGTCAAGACAAACCAGCCCTTTTGATCATTTACCGAGCCCCTCCTCTAGCCCATTTACCCA includes the following:
- the LOC122581007 gene encoding uncharacterized protein LOC122581007, with translation MATASPAISNNSADNTNSITGGATTSSPGGRSITALMSPMSINNNNNNSNFKTLRGQNKPKCIKCGNVARSRCPYTSCKNCCAKAQNPCFIHVLKNSTPVTEKLPSAGSSVTEQRASETPLSGNVHRVTSVRQLSNPFAQFNNLGSRIKKPLTTKEAYQLNEWRFLKLKEYKDRNIEIENEAFDRYLQNISLLEEVFAVSSKLGEPVSTVDVIERNTETIVSNLKLKFAADPIRIEDFRDRMRFIVHNGLRKLKSETSTGNEEPIPGSKSKKARYSSVVELNKKLSNARTDEDLKSCHLLKTQIFNRHEPTSGEQAEDLLDGQLKRKSGCSTLNWFSTCTVDEEALSHIDTQFSSIQEIYQL